The Mycolicibacterium hassiacum DSM 44199 genome includes a window with the following:
- a CDS encoding NADH-ubiquinone oxidoreductase-F iron-sulfur binding region domain-containing protein encodes MTSTATELVVTAWPSCAPRLLRPGLRTVEDYADYTRDGGYRPLDDPDALLDQVDSSGLLGRGGAAFPFGRKARTVRDAARRGAQTVVVANGEEGEPASVKDRWLLRHRPHLVLDGLRLAAALVGARQAYVYVSDEQAAAAVNTALTQLDPAVLGDVGVQLVTVDAGYVAGEETAAVRRINGGPAKPTDKPPRPYESGVAGLPTMVSNVETLAHLPYIQRHGADGFRAVGTASSPGTFLATVTGAGRPPVLYELPYGTAFSDLLARHGVHPGEVRGVLMGGYFAGLVNTDILTATLDHDAIGRLGSALGCGAMSILTDDCPVAVAAAVLEYFDRENAGQCGSCFNGTAAMSAVASALRDGVATQEDVDRLQRWSEVLRGRGACGTLDGATNVAGSLLRQFPDLVARHLANDCPSCAAGAYRARRPYEVEAVAHHE; translated from the coding sequence ATGACCTCCACCGCAACCGAACTCGTCGTCACGGCGTGGCCGAGCTGCGCACCGCGCCTGCTGCGGCCCGGCCTGCGAACGGTCGAGGATTACGCCGACTACACCCGCGACGGCGGTTACCGACCGCTCGACGACCCGGACGCGCTGCTCGATCAGGTGGACTCGTCCGGTCTGCTCGGTCGTGGCGGTGCGGCGTTTCCCTTCGGCCGCAAGGCACGCACGGTCCGCGATGCCGCCCGGCGCGGCGCACAGACCGTCGTGGTCGCCAACGGCGAGGAGGGCGAGCCGGCGTCGGTGAAGGACCGCTGGCTGCTGCGCCACCGCCCGCATCTGGTACTCGACGGGCTGCGGTTGGCCGCTGCGCTGGTCGGTGCGCGACAGGCCTACGTGTACGTGTCCGACGAGCAGGCCGCTGCGGCGGTGAACACCGCGCTGACCCAACTGGATCCGGCGGTGCTCGGCGATGTCGGGGTGCAGCTGGTCACCGTCGACGCCGGGTACGTCGCCGGTGAGGAGACCGCCGCGGTGCGGCGCATCAACGGCGGGCCGGCCAAGCCGACCGACAAGCCGCCGCGGCCCTACGAATCCGGTGTCGCCGGGCTGCCGACCATGGTGAGCAATGTCGAGACGCTGGCCCACCTGCCGTACATCCAGCGGCACGGCGCGGACGGCTTCCGCGCCGTCGGCACCGCGAGCTCGCCCGGGACCTTCCTGGCCACCGTCACCGGAGCCGGACGGCCCCCGGTGCTCTACGAACTCCCCTACGGCACAGCGTTTTCCGACCTGCTGGCCCGGCACGGGGTGCACCCCGGCGAGGTGCGCGGAGTGCTGATGGGCGGCTACTTCGCGGGCCTGGTCAACACCGACATCCTCACCGCGACGCTCGACCACGACGCGATCGGCCGGCTGGGCAGCGCGCTGGGCTGCGGTGCGATGTCGATCCTCACCGACGACTGCCCGGTCGCGGTGGCGGCGGCGGTGCTGGAGTACTTCGACCGGGAGAACGCCGGGCAGTGCGGGTCCTGCTTCAACGGAACCGCCGCGATGTCCGCGGTGGCCTCGGCCCTGCGCGACGGGGTGGCCACCCAGGAGGATGTGGACCGGCTGCAGCGCTGGTCGGAGGTGCTGCGCGGCCGGGGCGCCTGCGGAACCCTCGACGGCGCCACCAACGTCGCGGGCAGCCTGCTGCGGCAGTTCCCCGACCTGGTCGCCCGTCATCTGGCCAATGACTGCCCGTCCTGCGCCGCCGGTGCCTACCGCGCCCGGCGACCCTACGAAGTGGAGGCGGTGGCTCACCATGAGTGA
- a CDS encoding ferredoxin, producing the protein MRIRLDRTLCDGFGICAKHAPEYFSLDDWGYASLIGDGTVAEKDRDAVMRALLDCPVHAIIAVGTSRPSDDGTAHPDARPEATEPEPRNDSDAVAEFVR; encoded by the coding sequence CTGCGGATTCGGCTGGACCGGACCCTGTGCGACGGCTTCGGCATCTGCGCCAAGCACGCACCGGAGTACTTCTCGCTCGACGACTGGGGTTACGCGTCGCTGATCGGCGACGGCACCGTCGCCGAGAAGGACCGCGACGCGGTGATGCGCGCCCTGCTCGACTGCCCGGTCCACGCGATCATCGCGGTGGGTACCAGCCGTCCGTCCGACGACGGCACCGCCCACCCCGACGCCCGGCCGGAGGCCACCGAACCCGAACCCCGCAACGACAGCGACGCCGTCGCGGAGTTCGTCCGGTGA
- a CDS encoding thiolase C-terminal domain-containing protein — protein MTRPLPELTAQNEFFWTAGGDGVLRIQECGDCNSLIHPPQPVCRYCHSRNMGVRDVSGRATISAFTVNHRFGFPDLPPPYVVAQVALVEDPRVRLTTNIIDCDPDELAIGQVVEVAFEKVEDVWLPLFRPTGDTRTGPLPVDEIAPTDVARHIRPPLTTDKFEEKSAITGIGMSRIGRRLMVPPLSLTIDACQAAVADAGLTMADIDGLATYPGLDTAGMGEGGVTALEGALGLRPTWINGGMDTFGPGGSVIAAMTAIAAGLARHVLCFRTVWESTFHQLLKEGRTAPPGGPRTTSWQMPFGAVSAAHTLALNAQRHFHRYGTTKETLGWIALNQRANAALNPTAVYRDPMTMDDYLNARPITTPFGLYDCDVPCDGAVAVVVSAIDAARDLRKKPVLFEAVGTQIVERTDWDQSTLTHEPQTLGQAAHLWTRTTLRPEDVDVAELYDGFTFNCLSWLEALGFCGIGEAKDFLDGGRAIARDGVIPLNTHGGQLSHGRTHGMGLIHEAVTQLRGEAGERQVPGARVAVVSSGGLTPSGVILMRTDE, from the coding sequence GTGACCCGACCGCTGCCCGAGCTCACCGCGCAGAACGAATTCTTCTGGACCGCCGGCGGCGACGGGGTGCTGCGCATCCAGGAGTGCGGTGACTGCAACTCGCTGATCCACCCGCCGCAGCCGGTGTGCCGGTACTGTCACAGCCGCAACATGGGCGTGCGCGACGTGTCCGGCCGCGCCACGATCTCGGCGTTCACCGTCAATCATCGGTTCGGGTTTCCCGACCTGCCGCCGCCGTACGTGGTCGCCCAGGTCGCGTTGGTGGAGGATCCGCGGGTTCGGTTGACCACCAACATCATCGACTGCGATCCCGACGAACTGGCGATCGGTCAGGTGGTCGAGGTCGCCTTCGAGAAGGTCGAGGACGTCTGGCTGCCGCTGTTCCGGCCCACCGGAGACACCCGGACCGGCCCGCTGCCCGTCGACGAGATCGCCCCGACCGATGTCGCCCGGCACATCCGCCCACCGCTGACGACCGACAAGTTCGAGGAGAAGTCGGCGATCACCGGGATCGGCATGTCGCGCATCGGTCGGCGGTTGATGGTGCCGCCGTTGTCCCTGACCATCGACGCGTGCCAGGCGGCGGTCGCCGACGCGGGGCTGACCATGGCCGACATCGACGGGCTGGCAACCTATCCCGGGCTCGACACCGCCGGGATGGGCGAGGGCGGGGTGACCGCCCTGGAGGGTGCGCTCGGGCTGCGGCCGACGTGGATCAACGGCGGCATGGACACCTTCGGCCCGGGCGGGTCGGTGATCGCGGCGATGACCGCCATCGCCGCCGGCCTGGCCCGCCACGTGCTGTGCTTCCGCACGGTGTGGGAGTCCACCTTCCACCAGCTGCTCAAGGAGGGCAGGACCGCTCCCCCGGGCGGGCCGCGCACCACCAGCTGGCAGATGCCGTTCGGTGCGGTGTCGGCCGCGCACACGCTGGCGCTCAATGCGCAGCGGCACTTCCACCGCTACGGGACGACCAAGGAGACGTTGGGCTGGATCGCGCTGAACCAGCGGGCCAACGCCGCGTTGAACCCGACGGCCGTCTACCGCGACCCGATGACGATGGACGACTACCTCAACGCGCGGCCGATCACCACACCGTTCGGGCTCTACGACTGCGACGTCCCGTGCGACGGCGCGGTCGCGGTGGTCGTCTCGGCCATCGACGCGGCCCGCGACCTGCGCAAGAAGCCGGTGTTGTTCGAGGCGGTGGGCACCCAGATCGTCGAGCGCACCGACTGGGACCAGAGCACGCTGACCCACGAACCGCAGACGCTGGGCCAGGCCGCGCACCTGTGGACGCGGACGACGCTGCGCCCCGAGGACGTCGACGTCGCCGAGCTGTACGACGGGTTCACCTTCAACTGCCTGTCGTGGCTGGAGGCGCTGGGGTTCTGCGGTATCGGCGAGGCCAAGGACTTCCTCGACGGTGGCAGGGCGATCGCCCGTGACGGGGTGATCCCGCTCAACACCCACGGTGGTCAGCTCTCTCACGGTCGCACGCACGGGATGGGGCTGATCCACGAGGCGGTCACCCAGTTGCGCGGCGAGGCCGGGGAACGCCAGGTGCCCGGCGCCCGGGTCGCGGTGGTCAGCAGCGGCGGCCTGACCCCCAGTGGGGTGATCCTGATGAGGACCGACGAATGA
- a CDS encoding alpha/beta fold hydrolase yields the protein MSHPAIAPRPRVVLVDGVPMSGLIAEVEDPKAVVLAFHGGASTAAYFDCPGYPQLSLLRVGAALGYTMVALDRPGYGSSAPYPDAMDLPEQRVALAYGALDKFLADKPRGAGLFLVGHSAGCEMALRLAADRRATTEPVIGLELAGTGLRYAEAARNILKAATPTSRPSGLRELLWQPEHLYPADVLSSMTNATTGARYEIGTTRNWSRRDFPDLAARVEAPVHFTVAEYERVWQSGPDDLAQIGALFTASPRFVTGEQTGTGHNLSLSYHATAYHLKVLSFVEECVAAQRTRTQSPATETSQKREAG from the coding sequence ATGAGCCATCCCGCCATCGCGCCCCGCCCCCGGGTGGTGCTCGTCGACGGCGTTCCGATGTCGGGTCTGATCGCCGAGGTCGAGGACCCGAAGGCGGTGGTGCTGGCCTTTCACGGCGGCGCGAGCACCGCGGCCTACTTCGACTGTCCGGGCTACCCGCAGTTGTCGCTGCTGCGTGTCGGTGCCGCGCTCGGCTACACGATGGTGGCACTGGACCGGCCGGGTTACGGCAGTTCGGCGCCGTATCCGGACGCGATGGACCTTCCCGAGCAACGGGTCGCGCTGGCCTACGGGGCGCTGGACAAGTTTTTGGCCGACAAACCGCGCGGGGCCGGGCTGTTTCTGGTCGGCCACTCCGCCGGCTGTGAGATGGCGCTGCGGCTGGCCGCCGACCGGCGGGCCACCACCGAGCCGGTGATCGGGCTGGAGCTGGCCGGCACCGGCCTGCGGTACGCCGAGGCCGCCCGCAACATCCTCAAGGCGGCGACCCCGACCTCGCGGCCCAGCGGTCTGCGTGAACTGCTTTGGCAGCCCGAGCACCTCTACCCCGCCGATGTGCTGTCGAGCATGACCAATGCGACGACCGGTGCCCGTTACGAGATCGGCACCACCCGGAACTGGTCGCGGCGTGACTTCCCGGACCTGGCCGCGCGCGTCGAGGCGCCGGTGCATTTCACGGTCGCGGAGTACGAACGGGTGTGGCAGTCCGGGCCCGACGATCTGGCGCAGATCGGTGCGTTGTTCACCGCGTCGCCGCGGTTCGTCACCGGGGAGCAGACCGGGACGGGCCACAACCTGTCGCTGTCCTACCACGCGACGGCGTATCACCTGAAGGTGCTGTCGTTCGTCGAGGAATGCGTTGCGGCTCAACGCACCAGAACACAGTCACCGGCGACGGAGACATCTCAGAAACGGGAGGCGGGTTGA
- a CDS encoding NAD(P)-dependent oxidoreductase, with product MRVGFIGLGSQGGPMARRIIEGGFETTLWARRAASLEPYAGTAAKTASSPAELGAASDLVCLCVVADDDVREVLYGDAGVLAGMNEGGIIAIHSTVHPDTVREVAEKAAEKGVSVIDAPVSGGGPAVEEGKLLVMVGGDEEIAERCRPVFATYADPIVHLGPLGSGQVTKILNNLLFTANLGAALSTLELGESLGIPRVRLAEVLNGGSATSKALGSIVVFGGTVEGLAPIAGALLQKDVRHAATIAAKAGVPEGTVFTVADTALKTMEFPR from the coding sequence ATGCGAGTCGGCTTCATCGGACTGGGCAGCCAGGGTGGGCCCATGGCCCGGCGGATCATCGAGGGCGGATTCGAGACCACGCTGTGGGCACGTCGGGCCGCGAGCCTGGAGCCGTACGCCGGCACCGCCGCCAAGACCGCGAGTTCACCGGCCGAGCTCGGCGCGGCCAGCGACCTGGTCTGTCTGTGTGTCGTCGCCGATGACGACGTCCGCGAGGTGCTCTACGGCGACGCCGGGGTGTTGGCCGGGATGAACGAGGGCGGCATCATCGCCATCCACAGCACCGTGCACCCCGACACCGTCCGCGAGGTCGCCGAAAAGGCCGCGGAGAAGGGGGTTTCGGTGATCGACGCCCCGGTCAGCGGCGGCGGCCCCGCCGTCGAGGAGGGCAAACTGCTGGTGATGGTGGGCGGCGACGAGGAGATCGCCGAGCGGTGCCGCCCGGTGTTCGCGACCTATGCCGATCCGATCGTGCACCTGGGTCCGCTGGGCAGCGGGCAGGTCACCAAGATCCTCAACAACCTGCTGTTCACCGCGAATCTCGGGGCGGCCCTGAGCACGCTGGAACTCGGGGAGTCGCTGGGCATTCCCCGGGTGCGGCTGGCCGAGGTGCTCAACGGCGGTTCGGCGACCAGCAAGGCGCTCGGCAGCATCGTGGTGTTCGGGGGCACGGTCGAGGGCCTGGCCCCGATCGCGGGTGCGCTGCTGCAGAAGGACGTCCGCCACGCCGCCACCATCGCGGCGAAGGCCGGTGTGCCGGAAGGAACCGTGTTCACTGTCGCGGATACCGCGCTGAAGACCATGGAGTTCCCGCGATGA
- a CDS encoding NAD(P)-dependent oxidoreductase, translating to MSAVGFVGAGRMGAPMVRRLVAAGHRVRALGRTPDKCAAVRELGAEAVTTLADVAVNADVVVVCVFTDDQVRQVCLHDGLAAAMAPGATLVIHTTGSPRTAQSIASEFGDIGVLDAPVSGGPHNIEAGAITLFVGGSDEAYARAEPVLASYGDPILRLGPLGAGQAVKLVNNAVFAAQLGLLREATRLGARLGVDEPNLLRALTHGSGASRVGEFAAAGGSVAGFVAGAADFVGKDVEVVRAVAAELGGDLGLLDDVIRAGLGP from the coding sequence ATGAGCGCCGTCGGCTTCGTCGGCGCGGGGCGGATGGGTGCGCCGATGGTGCGCCGGCTGGTGGCGGCCGGCCATCGGGTCCGGGCGCTGGGCCGCACCCCCGACAAGTGCGCGGCGGTACGCGAGCTCGGCGCCGAGGCGGTGACCACCCTCGCCGACGTGGCCGTTAACGCCGACGTCGTCGTGGTCTGCGTGTTCACCGACGACCAGGTGCGCCAGGTGTGTCTGCACGACGGCCTGGCCGCGGCCATGGCACCGGGTGCGACGCTGGTCATCCACACCACCGGCAGCCCCCGCACCGCGCAGTCGATCGCCTCCGAGTTCGGCGATATCGGTGTGCTGGACGCGCCGGTCAGCGGCGGCCCGCACAACATCGAGGCGGGCGCGATCACGCTGTTCGTCGGCGGCTCCGACGAGGCGTACGCCCGGGCCGAGCCGGTGCTGGCCAGTTACGGCGACCCGATCTTGCGGCTCGGACCGCTGGGCGCCGGTCAGGCCGTCAAGCTGGTCAACAACGCGGTGTTCGCCGCACAGCTCGGGTTGTTGCGCGAGGCCACCCGCCTGGGCGCACGGCTGGGGGTCGATGAACCGAACCTGCTGCGGGCGCTCACGCATGGCAGCGGCGCGAGCCGGGTCGGGGAGTTCGCCGCCGCGGGCGGTTCGGTCGCGGGCTTCGTCGCCGGGGCCGCCGATTTCGTCGGCAAGGACGTCGAGGTGGTCCGCGCCGTGGCCGCGGAATTGGGGGGTGACCTGGGCTTACTCGACGACGTCATCAGGGCCGGATTGGGCCCGTGA
- a CDS encoding cytochrome P450 → MTKPKLVFNPVAKEYFENPYEIYRRMRDEAPIYYNEEEDFYALTRHADVAAGFKDYESFSSAYGCDLTMVRSGEVPQKSIIFMDPPDHRHMRSLLNKAFTPRAIQSQRATVEELIDHYLSQADPDNFDLVQDFSAPFPVEVITRMAGVPEEYRQQVRHWIDTSLERLPGQLEFSERNIQANVESAMYYYSLVQERRKNPQDDMISRLIAAEIPDENGGVRKLDDVEITGFAALLGGAGAETVTKLLGNAAVVFAQHPDQWQLLRENRNLIPDAVEELLRYVGPVQYNVRYSVKDVELPSGRVPAHKPVFLIGASANRDERAWDNAETFDITRNRTQAQNLGFGYGIHSCLGAALARMECTIALDRLLDFMPRFEVDFDGLERVTMQNVAGFSKVPVRVLR, encoded by the coding sequence ATGACCAAGCCGAAGCTGGTGTTCAACCCGGTAGCCAAGGAGTACTTCGAGAACCCCTACGAGATCTACCGGCGGATGCGCGACGAGGCGCCGATCTACTACAACGAGGAAGAGGACTTCTACGCGCTGACCCGGCACGCCGACGTGGCCGCCGGGTTCAAGGACTACGAGTCGTTCTCCTCGGCCTACGGGTGCGACCTGACCATGGTGCGGTCCGGCGAGGTGCCGCAGAAGTCGATCATCTTCATGGATCCGCCCGATCACCGGCACATGCGCAGCCTGTTGAACAAGGCGTTCACCCCGCGGGCGATCCAGTCCCAACGCGCCACCGTCGAGGAGCTGATCGACCACTACCTGTCCCAGGCCGATCCGGACAACTTCGACCTGGTGCAGGACTTCTCCGCACCGTTCCCGGTCGAGGTGATCACCCGGATGGCGGGTGTCCCCGAGGAGTACCGCCAGCAGGTGCGGCACTGGATCGACACCAGCCTGGAGCGTCTCCCCGGTCAGCTCGAGTTCTCCGAACGCAACATCCAGGCCAACGTCGAGTCGGCGATGTACTACTACAGCCTGGTGCAGGAGCGGCGGAAGAACCCGCAGGACGACATGATCAGCCGGCTGATCGCCGCGGAGATCCCCGACGAGAACGGCGGTGTTCGCAAGCTCGACGATGTCGAGATCACCGGGTTCGCAGCGCTGCTCGGCGGCGCCGGCGCGGAAACGGTGACCAAGCTGCTCGGCAACGCCGCGGTGGTGTTCGCCCAGCACCCGGACCAGTGGCAGCTGCTGCGCGAGAACCGGAACCTGATCCCCGACGCGGTCGAGGAACTGCTGCGTTATGTCGGGCCGGTGCAGTACAACGTCCGCTACAGCGTCAAGGACGTCGAACTGCCCAGCGGCCGGGTTCCGGCGCACAAGCCGGTGTTCCTGATCGGCGCGTCGGCCAACCGCGACGAGCGGGCGTGGGACAACGCCGAGACCTTCGACATCACCCGCAACCGCACGCAGGCGCAGAACCTGGGCTTCGGATACGGCATTCACAGCTGCCTCGGCGCGGCCCTGGCCCGGATGGAGTGCACGATCGCACTGGATCGTCTGCTCGATTTCATGCCTCGCTTCGAGGTCGACTTCGACGGGCTGGAACGCGTGACGATGCAGAACGTCGCGGGCTTCAGCAAGGTTCCGGTGCGCGTGTTGAGGTGA
- a CDS encoding ferredoxin — MAQKIVVDFGLCEANGVCMGILPEVFDLDEQDYLHVLKDEVTPEIEDQVKEAVRQCPRQAISIVEE; from the coding sequence ATGGCGCAGAAAATTGTCGTGGACTTCGGGTTGTGCGAGGCGAACGGTGTCTGCATGGGCATCCTCCCCGAGGTGTTCGACCTCGACGAGCAGGACTACCTGCACGTGCTGAAGGACGAGGTGACACCGGAGATCGAGGACCAGGTCAAAGAGGCCGTGCGGCAGTGCCCGCGGCAGGCAATCTCGATCGTCGAGGAATGA
- a CDS encoding cytochrome P450, whose amino-acid sequence MTTASQLVFDPFSEEFFNGPWEIYRRMREEAPVYYNEEYDFYALSRHEDVAAAYKDWETFSSAYGLDLAMVKSGEPPMIKAIILMDPPEHRQMRSLINKVFTPRAIEALRPLVVETIDKYISQANPERFDVVQDFGALFPVEVITTMLGVPPEYRQKVREWTDISLHREPGQMDMSQEGLQAIGETFALYHQLIQERRAEPRDDMFSRLIAAEIEEDGVKRRLDDFEITSFATLLGGAGAETVTKLIGNAAVTFARFPDQWQKLLEDRSKIPAAVEELLRYEPPNHYNVRRSMREVTLHGVTIPEGKPVFLLGASANRDPEAFTDADTFDIDRDRTEAQNLAFGYGVHSCLGAALARMEGAIALERLLNFMPRYEVLWDECKRVAMQNVAGWERVPVRVVD is encoded by the coding sequence ATGACCACCGCATCGCAGCTCGTCTTCGACCCGTTCTCCGAGGAGTTCTTCAACGGCCCCTGGGAGATCTACCGCCGGATGCGCGAAGAGGCACCGGTCTACTACAACGAAGAGTACGACTTCTACGCACTGTCGCGTCACGAGGACGTCGCGGCCGCGTACAAGGACTGGGAGACGTTCTCCTCGGCCTACGGACTCGATCTGGCGATGGTGAAATCCGGCGAGCCACCGATGATCAAGGCGATCATCCTGATGGACCCGCCGGAGCACCGCCAGATGCGCAGCCTGATCAACAAGGTGTTCACGCCCCGGGCCATCGAGGCGCTGCGCCCGTTGGTGGTCGAGACCATCGACAAGTACATCTCGCAGGCGAACCCGGAACGCTTCGACGTGGTGCAGGACTTCGGTGCGCTGTTCCCGGTCGAGGTCATCACCACGATGCTCGGCGTGCCGCCGGAGTACCGGCAGAAGGTGCGCGAGTGGACCGACATCTCGCTGCACCGCGAGCCCGGGCAGATGGACATGTCCCAGGAGGGACTGCAGGCCATCGGCGAGACGTTCGCGCTGTACCACCAGCTCATCCAGGAACGGCGCGCCGAACCGCGCGATGACATGTTCAGCCGGCTCATCGCCGCCGAGATCGAGGAGGACGGGGTCAAGCGCCGACTCGACGACTTCGAGATCACCAGCTTCGCAACGCTTCTCGGCGGAGCCGGGGCCGAGACCGTCACCAAGCTGATCGGCAACGCCGCGGTCACGTTCGCGCGCTTCCCGGATCAGTGGCAGAAGTTGCTGGAGGACCGCAGCAAGATCCCGGCGGCGGTCGAGGAGCTGTTGCGCTACGAGCCGCCGAACCACTACAACGTGCGCCGGTCCATGCGCGAGGTCACCCTGCACGGGGTCACCATCCCGGAGGGTAAGCCGGTGTTCCTGCTCGGCGCCTCGGCCAACCGCGATCCGGAGGCGTTCACCGATGCGGACACCTTCGACATCGACCGTGACCGCACCGAGGCGCAGAACCTCGCGTTCGGTTACGGCGTGCACAGCTGCCTGGGTGCGGCGCTGGCCCGGATGGAGGGTGCGATCGCTCTGGAACGGCTGCTGAACTTCATGCCGCGTTACGAGGTCCTCTGGGACGAGTGCAAGCGGGTGGCCATGCAGAACGTCGCCGGCTGGGAACGCGTTCCGGTGCGTGTGGTCGACTGA
- a CDS encoding DUF1330 domain-containing protein, giving the protein MAKAYILITEDVKDPNGMAEYAKRAGQTMAGVNILAFDPKPEVIEGSWHGTQTVLLEFESGEAAKKWYYSDEYQAAAKLRQAAADCNGVILHGM; this is encoded by the coding sequence ATGGCAAAGGCCTACATCCTCATCACCGAGGACGTCAAGGATCCCAACGGCATGGCCGAGTACGCCAAGCGCGCCGGCCAGACGATGGCGGGGGTGAACATCCTGGCGTTCGATCCGAAGCCCGAGGTGATCGAGGGCAGCTGGCACGGCACCCAGACCGTGCTGCTGGAGTTCGAGTCGGGGGAGGCCGCCAAGAAGTGGTACTACTCCGACGAGTACCAGGCCGCGGCGAAACTGCGGCAGGCCGCCGCCGACTGCAACGGCGTCATCCTGCACGGCATGTAA
- a CDS encoding ferredoxin has protein sequence MKVTVDEDRCRGHGMCLTLCPEVFHMHDDGYAVADPSEVPAGLEGAAKDAIANCPEQAIVEID, from the coding sequence ATGAAGGTCACCGTCGACGAGGACCGCTGCCGTGGGCACGGCATGTGCCTGACGTTGTGCCCGGAGGTCTTCCACATGCACGACGACGGGTACGCGGTCGCGGACCCGTCCGAGGTGCCGGCCGGCCTCGAAGGTGCCGCCAAGGACGCGATTGCCAACTGCCCCGAACAGGCCATCGTCGAAATCGATTGA
- a CDS encoding cytochrome P450, whose amino-acid sequence MAEDLTTVDFFRDGRLTDDPYPFYEALRNKCPVTREQHYGVTMVTGWQEAVDVYNDAETFSSCISVTGPFPGFPVPLEGRSEQEITELIAKHRDDLPFSDQLPTLDPPTHTNHRALLMRLITPKRLKENEDAMWQLADDILDDFLAPGHGEFIHGFAGPFTLRVIADLLGVPEEDRPELLERLARGTHGSGLGNADKTLAKTPLEYLYEVFADYVEDRRREPRDDVLTGLATATFPDGTVPEVGDVVRVATNVFSAGQETTVRLLGTALKMIGDRPDIQRRLREDRSLLPNFIEECLRIESPVKGDFRLARAAKTIGDQTIEPGSTVMVINGAANRDPRRFENPDTFDPERKNARQHLAFGRGIHSCPGAPLARAETRVALERLLDRTTDIRISEAHHGPPGNRRYQYIPTYILRGLTELHLEFDVAKEA is encoded by the coding sequence ATGGCGGAGGATCTGACCACGGTCGATTTCTTCCGGGACGGGCGTCTGACCGACGACCCGTATCCGTTCTACGAAGCGTTGCGCAACAAGTGCCCGGTGACGCGGGAGCAGCACTACGGCGTGACGATGGTGACCGGCTGGCAGGAAGCCGTCGACGTCTACAACGACGCGGAGACGTTCTCGTCATGCATCTCGGTCACCGGCCCGTTCCCGGGCTTTCCGGTCCCGCTCGAGGGCCGCTCGGAGCAGGAGATCACCGAGCTGATCGCCAAGCACCGCGACGACCTTCCGTTCAGCGACCAGTTGCCAACCCTGGATCCGCCCACCCACACCAACCACCGGGCGCTGCTGATGCGGCTGATCACGCCCAAGCGGCTCAAGGAGAACGAGGATGCGATGTGGCAACTCGCCGACGACATCCTCGACGACTTCCTGGCCCCCGGGCACGGCGAGTTCATCCACGGCTTCGCCGGACCGTTCACGCTGCGGGTGATCGCCGATCTGCTGGGCGTCCCCGAGGAGGACCGTCCCGAACTGCTCGAGCGACTGGCGCGCGGCACCCACGGCAGCGGACTGGGTAACGCCGACAAGACGCTGGCGAAGACGCCGCTGGAGTACCTCTACGAGGTCTTCGCCGACTATGTCGAGGACCGCCGGCGCGAACCGCGCGACGACGTGCTGACCGGGCTGGCCACCGCCACCTTCCCGGACGGCACGGTGCCCGAAGTCGGCGACGTGGTGCGGGTGGCGACCAACGTGTTCTCCGCGGGACAGGAGACCACGGTGCGGTTGCTCGGCACCGCCCTGAAGATGATCGGCGACCGTCCCGACATCCAGCGCCGGCTGCGCGAGGACCGTTCCCTGCTGCCGAACTTCATAGAGGAGTGCCTGCGCATCGAGAGCCCGGTCAAGGGCGACTTCCGGTTGGCGCGGGCGGCCAAGACCATCGGCGATCAGACGATCGAACCCGGCAGTACGGTGATGGTGATCAACGGCGCGGCCAACCGCGATCCGCGCCGCTTCGAGAACCCCGACACCTTCGACCCGGAACGCAAGAACGCCCGGCAGCATCTGGCGTTCGGCCGCGGCATCCACAGCTGCCCGGGGGCGCCGCTGGCACGGGCCGAGACGCGCGTCGCACTGGAGCGGTTGCTGGACCGCACCACAGACATCCGGATCAGCGAGGCGCACCACGGGCCGCCGGGAAACCGCCGCTACCAGTACATTCCGACCTACATCCTGCGTGGGCTCACCGAGCTGCACCTGGAGTTCGACGTCGCGAAGGAGGCTTGA